The Chloroflexota bacterium genome includes the window GGCGGCTATCCGGGGACGTACACCACGGGCGATGTGATCCATGGACTGGACACGCTGCCTGACGACATCATGGTGTTTCATGCTGGTACGCGGCAGCGGCCGGAGGGCGAGATCGTGACGGCCGGCGGCCGGGTGTTGACGGTGGTCGGGCGCGGTGCGACGCTTGAACAGGCGCGAACGCGAGCCTATGCAGGTGCAGCAGGGATCTCCTATCGTGGCGTCCGGTACCGGGCGGATATTGGCGACGAGCGCGTATCGAAATGATGGATGCCGACCGGGCGACGTGCGGTCGGGAGGAGTGATCTGGTGACGACGGCAGGAACGGCGGCTGAGCAGGTGGCGCGCGCGCCCGGTCGGCGGTGGCTGGCGCGGGTCCAGGTCTCGCTCAAGCCCGTGGTGAACGACCCTGCGGGAATCAGCATCGCGGAGGCGCTGCGGCACCTGGGCTTCGAGGGGCTGGAGAGCGTCCGCGCGGGCAAGTACTTCGAGATCGAGCTGCGGGCTCCGGACCGTGCTGCTGCCGAGGCCCAGGCTGAC containing:
- the purS gene encoding phosphoribosylformylglycinamidine synthase subunit PurS — its product is MPTGRRAVGRSDLVTTAGTAAEQVARAPGRRWLARVQVSLKPVVNDPAGISIAEALRHLGFEGLESVRAGKYFEIELRAPDRAAAEAQADQMCRQLLANPVVEEYVVTVGQARGRE